In one window of Henckelia pumila isolate YLH828 chromosome 1, ASM3356847v2, whole genome shotgun sequence DNA:
- the LOC140875469 gene encoding GATA transcription factor 9-like has protein sequence MENSEIYQTGYYNTHFAHEKHPSDAKNSDQFVVEDLLDIPNDEYMVAADGGGGGGGAGVTGIPTDSAALTAVDNSCNSSFSGGSSVEPLFHSADVGGGRGFSDGHFSSELCVPYDDLAELEWLSNFTEESFSSEDLQKLHLIQGLKARNNEASPESTHHQYRFQPDATRTCPVLRPEMSVPAKARSKRSRATPGNWASRILAVAPTPLSSNVPTMSSSSSSDIAAGSKTTTVAEKKAPDGSSTGGDGRKCLHCATDKTPQWRTGPMGPKTLCNACGVRYKSGRLVPEYRPAASPTFVLTKHSNSHRKVLELRRQKEQVRSQQNQQQHFLHHHHHPSMMFDISNGDDYLIHQHIGPDFRQLI, from the exons ATGGAAAACTCGGAAATCTACCAAACAGGCTACTATAACACCCATTTCGCGCATGAGAAACATCCCTCCGACGCTAAAAACAGCGACCAGTTCGTCGTCGAGGACCTTCTCGACATCCCCAATGACGAATATATGGTGGCGGCGGACggaggcggcggcggcggcggggCGGGTGTGACCGGAATACCCACGGACTCCGCGGCACTTACGGCGGTGGATAACTCGTGTAACTCCTCCTTCTCTGGAGGTAGCAGTGTCGAGCCGCTGTTTCACTCCGCCGACGTTGGCGGCGGCCGCGGCTTCTCCGATGGCCATTTTTCAAGTGAACTCTGCGTCCCA TATGATGATTTGGCTGAGCTTGAATGGCTGTCGAATTTCACGGAGGAATCATTCTCGAGCGAGGATTTGCAGAAGCTGCATCTCATACAAGGATTAAAAGCCCGAAACAACGAAGCTTCTCCGGAGAGCACTCACCACCAATACAGATTCCAGCCCGACGCAACCCGAACCTGCCCCGTTCTCCGGCCCGAAATGTCGGTCCCCGCCAAGGCGCGTAGCAAGCGTTCACGCGCCACCCCCGGAAACTGGGCTTCGCGCATTCTCGCCGTGGCTCCGACCCCATTGTCCTCCAACGTTCCCACCATGTCATCTTCCTCCTCATCCGACATCGCCGCAGGCAGCAAAACGACGACGGTGGCAGAGAAGAAGGCCCCCGACGGTTCCTCCACCGGCGGCGACGGTCGGAAGTGCCTCCATTGCGCCACTGACAAGACACCGCAATGGCGGACCGGGCCCATGGGACCAAAAACACTGTGCAATGCATGTGGGGTGAGGTACAAATCGGGTCGGCTTGTACCCGAGTACCGGCCCGCGGCCAGCCCGACATTTGTGCTTACGAAGCACTCGAATTCACACCGCAAAGTTCTGGAGCTGCGACGGCAGAAAGAGCAGGTGAGAAGTCAGCAGAATCAGCAGCAACACTTTCTGCATCATCACCACCATCCAAGTATGATGTTTGACATATCCAACGGTGACGATTACTTGATTCATCAACACATCGGCCCTGATTTTCGACAGTTGATTTAG
- the LOC140872755 gene encoding uncharacterized protein: MDSSSVSNSFLKHPILDGANYALWKHRMRYTIKAMDVRAWQSILTGWTPPTTQDDDGDYIIKKEENWTAEETQSSSYNAKALNAILATVDMKMYGIISDCTIAKDIWDALQEHYEGTDSVRRTRLRFLNAKFERIRMDENETIAEYDKKLREIATEAHALRGPIASEAMVNKVLRSLPKRFNGKIWALEEVKDTSKMKMTELISILQVFEMNNTEQEKDKGK, from the coding sequence atggactcatcaTCTGTTTCGAATTCGTTTCTCAAACATCCAATCCTTGATGGCGCAAATTACGCACTTTGGAAGCATAGAATGAGGTATACTATTAAAGCTATGGATGTTCGTGCGTGGCAAAGTATTTtgactggttggactcctccaacAACGCAAGATGACGACGGAGACTATATCATCAAGAAAGAAGAAAATTGGACTGCCGAGGAAACACAAAGctcaagctacaatgctaagGCACTCAATGCAATCCTTGCAACTGTGGATATGAAGATGTATGGGATCATATCTGACTGCACTATTGCTAAGGACATAtgggatgctcttcaagaacatTATGAAGGAACAGATagtgtgagaagaacaagattgagATTTTTAAACGCTAAATTTGAGAGaatcaggatggatgagaatgagactatTGCTGAGTATGATAAaaaacttagggagatagctacagaggcTCATGCTCTTAGAGGACCTATTGCGAGTGAAGctatggtgaacaaggttcttcgatccCTGCCTAAACGATTCAATGGGAAGATATGGGCGCTTGAAGAAGTAAAGgacacttcaaagatgaagatgactgaactgattagcATCCTTCAAGTCTTTGAGATGAACAATACAgaacaagagaaggataaaggaaaatAA